One window from the genome of Alnus glutinosa chromosome 13, dhAlnGlut1.1, whole genome shotgun sequence encodes:
- the LOC133854474 gene encoding arabinogalactan protein 41-like, with amino-acid sequence MAVSRMSFGVVAVAAAVFAVLVVVFLPAVQAESVAPAPAPTSDGASIDQGIACVLMLLALVLTYLIHAADMPKSF; translated from the exons ATGGCGGTTTCTAGGATGTCTTTCGGAGTTGTGGCGGTTGCCGCTGCTGTTTTTGCTGttcttgttgttgttttcttgcCTGCCGTTCAGGCTGAGTCCGTCGCTCCCGCTCCTGCCCCCACCAGTGACG GGGCATCGATCGACCAAGGGATTGCGTGTGTGCTGATGTTGTTGGCCTTGGTGCTCACATACTTGATTCATGCAGCGGACATGCCTAAGAGCTTCTAG